Within the Phaseolus vulgaris cultivar G19833 chromosome 9, P. vulgaris v2.0, whole genome shotgun sequence genome, the region TCGATCGACTTGAACCGAATACCGAATCATGATCTCGGTCGTGCAAACCCTACCAGTACAcgtaatatttataattttgttacgagcacattaagaataaaataagattttagtCTAAGAAAATATAAAGAGCCATGATCAATTTCCACCAAGAAACACAAATTACCAATTTGCCTCACAACCGAAGTTGAAGTGAACCCTAATTTTCCAATTCCCTTCTTTCCATACCCAAAAGTCAATTCTTACTAATAAGATTTTATTCTACCTTTTTTTCCACGCTAAGGTACACTTTCAAGTTTTGTTCTTATGCTCCCAAACCCCGTGCCACCAAGCAGCAGCAAAATTCAACACCTGTGCTCTGTTTTCGTCTTAGTTCTGTTTCCTTCCAACACTTGTCGAAAGACGAAGCTTCAAGCTTTCTCTCTATTCTGCTCCTCTTCAACTACTATACCATAAAAACATACTTATAAAGAAATGGGATCTTTCTTGAGTTCACCGAAAAGCAAAGAAGAGATGGAAGCATCGTTGAATAAGGCTAAGGAGATAGTATCCTCTGCCCCTGTTATTGTCTTCAGGTAATTTTTTTCAACCTAACTCCATTCATCCATGAAATCCtaataatttgattaaaatGTATTTAGAGTATAGAATATGTGATTAGGTCTAAATCAACTCTAAAACTAAGTTCATGATAATAATATGAGAGTTGTTCGCTATTTGTATACACTATTTTGGTGGGCATATTACCTATGAAGTTCGGACACACCATTTTCCCTACACTCGGTGCAGAAGGACTTATAGCGTAAATTTGATGTGATATGATACGTTTTATTTGATAGAATGGGAGGAAGCTCAACAAAATATCTCTTTTACTAATCAAGTCCATAGTAATTAGTTAATAGATGTGAACAATTAATGAGTTTGACAACTGATATTGTCAATAGAAAAAGTTTTGTGGAGAGATTCAAAGTTCCCTAAAATTATCTTTACCCTTTAACAAATTAGTTTTTGGTTGTGAGCTTAAGTGTGCACTAGAATGAAAtagctttcattttttttttctttttcatattgGTAATTCCATCGTGTAATTTTTGTGGTACCAGTAAGACTTACTGTGGTTACTGCAAGCGGGTCAAAGATCTCTTGGAACAGCTTGGAGCAGCCTACAAggtttttgaattggacacggAAAGTAAGGGTGCTATGAATGCTCTCTCTAGTGATTTCATGTTTGGACTATTAtatcaatttttgttttctttgctTGAtagatcaattttttttttcatgtttgttGTCTTTAGTGATTCTTTGCTTTATTTTTTCAAGTTCTAGTGAGGTACCTGCTTTAGAGTgtatacaaatataaaaaaataagtagaaGATTTCTTTCAAATTAGGAATCTTAAAGGAGGAATCCACTGGCATTAGCTCATGTACACGTAGCTGCTGCTATTtcgtttttttcttcttttagtaaCTGGAAAGAGGCTGCCAGTTTAGTGTAGGAGTTTGAGTTCTTTCTGCTCTCATAGCTTAGATTTGTAGCCTTCGTGTCAATCCCAGGAGAATAATAAGAATGGTTGTTCTCAAATCAGATATGCAACACATTCTTGCCTCAGTTGATGTTGCTGGAATGGATTCGTACACTCATACTATACTACTAGTAACACATTCTCTAAAGTACTCTTCTAGGTACACTATTAACCAGTTGAAGTTGAAACTTAGCAAATCACAAAATCTCATGGGTCTTACTTCTTTATTCAATGAACTTTACTTGTGATATTGTAGTTGtcaataaaatttaaccaataATAGGAGTGTGTTGTCAGCACTTGTCAATCCCCATTAGTAGTTTATTACCCTTTCTCACTTGTAATGTTTTGAAGTATGTTAGTAACACACTCTTtcaaatattctttattatctGCTAAAATTTATAGAAAACTGTAAAATCATAAGTAGTACATACTAAATAAGTAAAACCCATTAAATTTTGTgtttgtaataaattttaattaatggtAGATAATGTATTCAAAAGAGTGTGATAAGATGGAGACTGCTAGCATTTCTCTTGAATTTTTATGTTTGTTAGTTCTAGATTAGCGCAAATGTGACAGTAATTTGATTGGTTCTGAGCACATACATGTAGATAATGTTTTCATGTTTCTagcagatgtaatgttctgAGATTGTCTAGCATAGGTAGTTCCTTTTCATTGACATTTGCTAATTGTATTGTgagatttaatttctttataggaaaaaaaactatttgTTGGAATTGTAATTATATATACACGTGTGTTATGAATTTTACAGTTGTGAATATGGTATAAAAAAACTCTAAGTCCACCTAACAATCATTGTATAAAGTGGCTGTTGAACTGTATTGCTGAGAAACTAGTCTGTTATCAATAATATGGTGCCTTTAGTGATTACTTTATACTGTTTCTTATATAATGCTTTATGTAATTGAAGGTAATGGAGATAATATTCATTCAGCAATAATTGAGTGGACAGGGCTTAGGACCGTGCCTAATGTGTTTATTGGAGGAAAGCACATTGGTGGCTGTGACAGTAAGGCCCTGCACATGTGTTTCTTTTGAGAAGACCTTGCCAATGTTTTTATtgctttattttctttatttgtatcTAAAATTTTATCTCTTGATTGCAGCTGTTTTGAAGAAACACAGAGAAGACCAACTGGTTCCTCTTCTGCATGATTCTGGGGCGATTGTCAATAACTCTGCTCAACTGTGAGCAGCTATGTTTAGCAAcacaatattttcttaaataaggAGAAAGTATATGCTACAATTTCTTGAATAACTTTGCATGAATATCATGCTCAACAAGCATGAGTAATGTGCTCAAATTATGTGAAATAAGACTCTTATTATCATGAAAATGTATTATCAAAGTTGAAACATATCATTATGTGTGATTTTTCTAAGTGATTAGGTCACCTGTTGTAGAGTTCTAACCATTTTTCACGCGTTATTGTTGTTCTGTTTTGAAAAGGGTTTGTTGTATATAGGATTTATTTAActtgataaaaaaacaaaagaaacgaAAAGGAGAGAAAACGTGAGAGGAAAAAATAGCATGTTAGAATTCGTTGTGTCCTTTGTTCTTGTTGTTGGGTTCTCCACTGTCACTGGTTTCAGAGGTTGCTTGTTAATTAATCTGTTCCAAACAACACACTCAAGTTTCATTTACATTGTTGGTATTGTCCTAAACTATTAATATAATCTTAGGGTTTTAATGTATTGTAAAAATGTAAAACATAAAAACTATAACAAAATGTAGACCTTACAAATATCTTATAACTTCATTTTTATTACCATCTAACATTGTTTCATGTGTTCGGtaaatttattaattcattGTTGAATAAAAATTCACAGAACATTCAATGATTTCTTCGGTTCCATCTAGGGGCACAATTTGACCTATAACTCCTAATTGCTAAACAAACTTCCAAGGGTGTAAGCGACACTATTGAAGATCTTGTCCTAAAACCTTTACTTTTCTCCATTTACTAACCAATTCATGCAACAATACTCATAATTTTCCATTTACTAACCAATTCATGCAACGATTAGTGATGACAAATAAACTTACACTTATAAGTATTTTTGAGATTACAATTATTACTAGTGTCATTGGCTCGTAATGAATATATACAATGCTTTTCAAGGTTAAATACATAATCTTTATAAGCTATATACACTAAAATTCTCCTTGACTTTAAACACTAAACACGAGTATACAAGGCATCTCCGGACAAAATACTAAATTCTTCCcaaataaaatacaatttttctaGGCTATATTATAAAAGAGTTGTTTGTTTACGAGGTTTATACTCAAATGAATGAATATGAAACTACATGTGTTTAAATGAATGAATATGAAACTACATGTGTTTAAGTCTTTTGAAAGGAAATACACCAAGAAAATTTGACACTAATGAATTATGAACAAATCCATATAAGAGACTATGTCATCACCTCTAACTTTGAGGTAATGGATTTATGAGTTGTATTCTTTATATGTTGCTCAACATTCCTATTTCTATTTAATGTGAGACTCAAACTTACACTAAGACTCCCAATAATATCCTCCTCAAGTGTGAGTCCTTTCTATATTGCTACATTTTTCCTCAATCGAAAACATTTTTCACAACGAGTACCTCACAAGTGACCCTTACTTATACCCCATTTACCATAATAAAACACATTTGCATGAAACCTATGCTAGAAAGGCTTTCAATACAAAGATCACTCTATATCATACTCCACTAAGTCAATCACCAAGATGAACTATTGACTCTAAAGCCTTTTCAAGGAAGTGACACTAGGAAAATTCAACACCAATGAGCCATGAACAAACTGGTATAAGAGATTACAACACCACCTCCTACCCAAAATCTTAAAGTAATGAATTTATGGGTCTTCCTCCTTATATGTTGCTAAACTTTCTCATTTCTACTCAATATGGGACTAAAACTCACACTTGGATTCCTAACAATCTTCCCCTCAAGTGTGAGTCCCTTCCACATTGGACACTTCCCTTCAAGCAGAAACATTTCTAACATTTATTTGCACGATTTATCTTAACAGGACACTTACTTGAAAAACCTGTCAATAAGACTTTGATTCAAAGAATTCATAAACATAAGATTCCTAATACATCCTTACTTCTACAGATAACTTCACAACAATGAAAGATATAAAGATCTATCTCTGTCTAAGTCGTCTAGTAGAAGAACTACAATATAAGCACTTGAAGGTTTTTTAACACAATTCTCATGCACGTGAGGTTTGTTAGTTGTATTTTGGAATGTTAGTCTTTTTCATGTAGGTGCTTCCAccacaaaaaattattaaatagaaactaattttagagataaaaaataattagttactatattgactaaattagatatttagagactaaaaaattattgatatctaaagtaatttctattattaataaaatttataaactagtttctaaattgatatccaATTAGCTAGCAAGGTTTTAGCtatcaattaatttatattataaagttggtagctaaatcttgataactaaacatataccaatttagaaactagtttataaattttattaataataaaaattactttagatatcaataatttttttcactctaaaatagtatcaaatttagttaatataataactaattattttttgtctctaaaattgatttgtatttaatgaattttttgtaGTGTTCAGGTCTCCACAAAATTGCGAGTTGCACGCTTTAGATCATTATGAGTAGGAGCTTTTTAAAGATCCGTGactttttttgataattttttaaatttgacatATTTTATCATTACTTTTATGCACTATTTGATTTCCCTAATTTCTTTTATGATTTATAGAACAAATATAATATAGCACATTATTTGTTATTGTAGCTGTTTAGAAAACTTGAGAACTAGTAAtccctttttatttatttaattgttattttttttgtccTAAATGTAGGTGAAATAATTGATAGAAAATGTCTCTTTGTTTATTTGAAGGCAAAACATGTCTAACTATGAATAACAAAGTTtacaaagaattaaaaaaaaaaacaaagtaaaattaAAGGCTTTTGGGATTATCACATATACTTATTCTAAGTCTCAactcaaaatacaaaaaagaaggaaaaaaaagagatgaagatgaagagTATAAGCCTAAAGAATTAGAAGAGTTTTAATATTCAAgtagaaaagatgaaaaatgtAGTAAAAAAGGTAATGAGActcttaaaatatataaatgtttttctttaGTTTAATTACACAAGTAATGTATCATCTAATTCAAGTTGATAGTGTTGAAAAAGATTCTTTTGTTCATGCATATTTGAAAAAGATTGGATTGAGATTCAATTCATATGAACACTTGCATTCTATGTTTGACATTAAATTAATCATTACTCAAAcaacttataatttatttttagttcttcaccattaaaatcaaaataagttgAATAAATTTAAGACTCCTAAGacactaagaacataagactcaagcaaatgaggtaagaaaaaaaattgacaaaaaaaaaattcaaaagcagAATTTAAAGTGCTTAGTGAATAAAAAGACGGAGTTGTAAATGACAAGAATTGAAAGGACAAATTGAAATTGCTTGAATATAAAAGCAAGAATTGAAATGTGCTAAAAATTGAAAGCAGAATATAAAAGCAACAATTATAACCATGCTCTGattaccacatgatgtgagttgattttaaaataGCACATTTTATGGGTTGCACTTTGTTTAGGACTTTTTTGTATTAGCAATTATgatgagaaacccaaagaagatttccactggacacgaacttaaccaagtgtgaaggttcacttctagaggcaaagagaaaaactcaATATGATGATTATGATGATGAAGGTAAATTGCGGAAATGGAAAAAACATAAGATAAAGAACGACAagtgataaccaaaattaaaagacaaacaTGATATCATAAAAAGGAAGGGAATGGATGGCGCACAAAGGAAGATAaaaaattactaagcacactctactcaaattactaagcacatccaactctagtttattcttctatttggaccgTCAAAGTGagtccaatttatttacaaacatttttgtcttgtaagaagaccagaagaaagaacatttgatgctaTGATATACTAGTTGTTCTTCTGTTGAGTCCTTCCGATATTTGGTGGGTCATTGCCTTGAATGTTGAGATGATTGATCACAGTGTAAATAATCTCTTGTGTTCTTGATCATCTACTTGACTAATTGGATTGTATCATCATTTATATCAAACATATATTCAAAACAAAGGTAGACAAAATTGTGTACGTCCTAAATATTAGAATtggttaataaaaacaaatggttttctttatatatctatatcctaaatttgaattttattttttatattcttatattataatataaattatttctaCATTTAAGGAaatgagaaaaaagaaaactagTTATTGGCCAAATTCAATTGTCCAAAAGCCATTTAAAATAGTAATACCACTTTATATTTCATACATACatatttatacaaattttatatgttttatatgatttttttatgtttcgCATTTATAagtctgttttgtttttttttttatttaatctaaCATTATATTacccatttttttaaatttttaataaaaaagaattgaaaAGTAATGAATGGCCAAACATAGTGGAATTATAGAAGGCTACACACATGATATATAATGGAACTTGGTGTATTACTAATGAATAACAAATTatggtaagtaaaaaaaaactttcacttttattttaataaatttaaaacctatattttttgttgttaaaattttacaatttaagtATAGATATTTGATTTATGGatagaaattttaaatttaaatatgtaaataagacaacatataaaaatatttatagagaTATCGAAGGTTATTTTACGGTTTGTTTCATATATACATTTTGAGTGTCATATTAATGTTAAATTTGCTTTATATATTTGAAATCTTTCTTTATTTGATGTAATCATATTCATAgcacttttattttaatattatgaaatattctaAAAGGTTAACTATATGATGTTAACATTGTATAGGACAATATTTGAAAAATGTGGATAGAGTATATGAAGAAGAAATTTCAAAAACACATGTGTCATTGGTTAAACATTTTGTATTTGTATTAGGAATAAAACCAAATCACTCACAAGGTATAAGAAGTGTaacaatgataaaaataaatgtagagagaatattttgtatttgtattaGGAATAAAACCAAATCACTCACAAGGTATAAGAAGTGTAACAATGACAAAAATAAATGTAGAGAGAATATTTTTTCAAAGTCAAGTGGAAAATgcacaaaaaaaaacaaatgatttAGAGTTAGAAGTGCAATATTTTTTTCAGTATAAAGGTTTGGTCACCCTTAAgtgatttataattatttattatttcttcctgataaaaaaaatctaaaaacaaGAAGAGACTAACATTCAACTTCAAACTGAATTGAAATCTCAATGTTAATTAATTGAAGCATAACTTGCTATGAAAACTCAACATGATCAACTAAATT harbors:
- the LOC137821986 gene encoding glutaredoxin, giving the protein MGSFLSSPKSKEEMEASLNKAKEIVSSAPVIVFSKTYCGYCKRVKDLLEQLGAAYKVFELDTESNGDNIHSAIIEWTGLRTVPNVFIGGKHIGGCDTVLKKHREDQLVPLLHDSGAIVNNSAQL